DNA sequence from the Lysinibacillus sp. OF-1 genome:
CAGTATGGGCAGGTAGCGATGGTAGGAGATGGTGTAAATGATGCACCAGCACTGGCTCAGGCTGATGTAGGTATTGCAATGGGAGTTCAAGGAACAGACGTTGCACTAGAGACAGCAGATATTGCTTTAATGCAGGATAATTTAGATCAACTAGTATATACACTAAAATTAAGTAAAAAGACAGTTTCTAAAATATACCAAAATATTGCTATTTCGTTAGCGATAGTTGCGTTCCTTGTTGTGACTGCCTTGATCGGAGTCATGCCTCTTACATTAGGTTTAATTATAAATGAAGGTAGTGCATTACTTATTATTATCAACGGAATGTTCCTACGCAGGCATAAATGGAAAAAAGAAGGAATAAGGGTTGAAAACAATCAAAGTAATATTCCATTGGCTGATGCGGAATAATCTAAAAAAATATAATTTGACACACAAACTATTACACTATATAATGTAATAGTGAAGTGGAGGAGGAAATAATGGAAGAAAATTGTTGTACACCTAAACCTCAGCTAACGGATCGTCCTTTGTTGGATATAGATTATGCGGAGGGATTGAGCGAAACGTTTAAAATCCTTTCAAACGGCACGAGGCTTCGGATATTACACGCAGTGATTCGAACACCAAACATATCCGTTACTGAGTTGGCTGAACAACTCGAAATGAAACCTCAAGC
Encoded proteins:
- a CDS encoding ArsR/SmtB family transcription factor translates to MEENCCTPKPQLTDRPLLDIDYAEGLSETFKILSNGTRLRILHAVIRTPNISVTELAEQLEMKPQAISNQLQRLDDKGIVRSSREGNFIRYRVVDPCVTSLLHEGWCLTEDLPK